The following proteins are encoded in a genomic region of Gossypium hirsutum isolate 1008001.06 chromosome D05, Gossypium_hirsutum_v2.1, whole genome shotgun sequence:
- the LOC107905497 gene encoding ATP sulfurylase 2, with protein MSLTIKSHFASPTYLSFTTKPSRFTGYNTKIRPNSIYHFNPLKLTYYQPKKMQAPVQYSPAPVIKSSLIEPDGGALVDLVVPEGERGAKTIEAESLPKVRLTKIDVEWVHVISEGWANPLKGFMREDEYLQSLHFNSLRLKDGSIVNMSLPIVLAIDDETKERIGSSSHVGLAGPDGDLIAILRSIEIYKHNIEERIARTWGTTAPGLPYVEEVIIPAGNCLIGGDLEVLKPVKYNDGLDHYRLSPKQLRKEFDRRNADAVFAFQLRNPVHNGHALLMNDTRRRLLEMGFKNPILLLHPLGGFTKADDVPLDVRMEQHSKVLEDGVLDPETTIVAIFPSPMHYAGPTEVQWHAKARINAGANFYIVGRDPAGMGHPTEKRDLYDPDHGKKVLSMAPGLEKLNILPFRVAAYDIVAKKMAFFDPSRAKDFLFISGTKMRTYARTGENPPDGFMCPGGWEVLVKYYESLQAEEATQQPAAVSS; from the exons ATGTCTCTAACAATTAAATCTCACTTCGCTTCTCCTACTTACCTCAGCTTCACCACTAAACCCAGCAGATTCACGGGTTATAACACTAAGATCCGACCAAATtctatttaccattttaatcctttaaaattaacttattacCAACCCAAAAAAATGCAAGCCCCCGTCCAGTATTCTCCAGCTCCCGTGATCAAGAGCTCGTTGATCGAGCCTGATGGCGGGGCCCTCGTCGATCTGGTTGTCCCAGAGGGCGAAAGGGGAGCGAAGACGATTGAGGCCGAGTCATTGCCGAAGGTGAGGCTAACCAAAATCGACGTGGAGTGGGTGCATGTAATCAGCGAAGGCTGGGCTAATCCTTTGAAAGGATTTATGAGGGAAGATGAGTATTTGCAAAGCTTACATTTTAATTCTCTGAGATTGAAAGATGGGTCTATTGTCAACATGTCACTTCCCATTGTTTTGGCTATTGATGATGAGACTAAGGAGAGAATCGGGTCTTCTTCCCATGTTGGGTTGGCCGGACCTGATGGAGACTTGATCGCCATTCTTAGGAG CATTGAAATCTACAAGCATAACATAGAAGAAAGAATTGCTAGAACATGGGGAACAACTGCACCAGGTTTGCCATACGTGGAGGAAGTCATTATTCCTGCTGGAAACTGTCTCATTGGAGGTGACCTAGAAGTTTTGAAACCTGTAAAATATAATGATGGGCTTGATCACTACAGACTTTCCCCCAAGCAACTCAGAAAGGAATTCGATAGGCGTAATGCTGATGCTGTTTTTGCTTTTCAGCTAAGGAATCCTGTGCATAATGGACATGCACTATTGATGAATGATACTCGGAGACGACTTCTAGAAATGGGTTTCAAGAATCCAATCCTCTTGCTTCATCCTTTAGGTGGTTTCACTAAGGCTGATGATGTGCCCTTGGATGTTCGGATGGAGCAACACAGCAAG GTCCTAGAAGATGGAGTCCTTGACCCTGAGACTACCATTGTGGCCATATTCCCATCACCTATGCATTATGCAGGTCCAACAGAGGTACAGTGGCATGCCAAGGCAAGGATAAATGCTGGGGCTAACTTCTATATTGTTGGTCGTGATCCTGCTGGAATGGGTCACCCAACAGAGAAAAGGGATCTGTATGACCCTGATCATGGGAAAAAAGTCTTAAGCATGGCTCCTGGCTTGGAAAAGCTTAATATTTTGCCGTTTAGG GTTGCGGCTTATGACATAGTGGCAAAGAAGATGGCATTTTTTGATCCTTCACGTGCCAAAGATTTCCTCTTCATCTCTGGAACCAAG ATGCGAACCTATGCAAGAACTGGTGAGAACCCTCCCGATGGTTTTATGTGCCCTGGGGGATGGGAAGTCCTTGTCAAATACTACGAGAGTTTGCAAGCAGAGGAGGCAACACAGCAACCAGCTGCTGTATCTTCTTAG